Below is a genomic region from Vitis riparia cultivar Riparia Gloire de Montpellier isolate 1030 chromosome 5, EGFV_Vit.rip_1.0, whole genome shotgun sequence.
aaattattttaaaaaaatattaaattaaatcaaaaatatttttaaaaaatattaaattaaataaaagtatttttcaaaaatattaatttttttctcaaaatcaacaaatggcatttttggaaatactgaaggataatatccttcaactcaatttctatactttcattgagtcttgggctcaatttgaagagttacacggaccttttgttaatttgggggctcatctacccctaaaacataattctcccaacataaaataaatagtaattaATATGGTTGTTGACGATATCATAATGgaatgaaaatgagaatataaTTATGAGAAAtggggattaaaaaaaatgtaaatcgagaagaaaagaagacaaaaagaaagaaaggagaatagagaaggaaagagaaaattccaaagaaataggaaattcaCGTTCAACCTTCAAAGTACGCAATTCCAAGTGTGTGCAAGAGTTATGGGCATTTTAGGGATTATTGAATGATAATATCcttttaattccattttcatACTTTatttgggtcttgagcttaaaTGTGGATGATACAAGTATGTTGGGTCAATTTTCAGATCCAACCcaaaaacataattctcccaaatTTGAGTCCATAAATCAAGAAAGTCACCTCCAATGAATAAGGAACAAAAACGTGACTTAATGAATTTGTATTTGAATGTTGTCATTCAGCCCCATCATCTTGTGTGGACAGCTCCCCCCAAGttaaaatgatggaaaaataaataagatgaaaaatggaaatgaaagaaCAGGAGGGAAAAAAATACTAACCAGAAAGAACTATATTACTTATAGTACACAGTATATTTGTGATACAAAAAAGTTGATCTGGTTTGAGAATGTTGGCATTCAAATTGTCTGAGCTCAATTAAACAGTTGAGCTCTATGAATAAGCAGAAACAGAACCAGCCATATAAAAGAAGTTGTAAACACAGCAACAACTAATACTAATATCTCTTCCTCATATTAATGAAGGGAGTGGGAGTCAAGTGATGAGCAACTTGGGGCGAAAAACCATCTCCTTGCTGCATGAAACAGGAATTCGGAGTGAGGGGTAATTTGTTTTCCAGTGGGCTCAAAGGGAGATGATGAGCAGGGCTTTGGATTCCTTTCACTGGCCGCAAGCAGGCTAGGTGTCCTCGTATTTGATTGTTGCAAATTGGAAGCTTGCTTGTTCGTACTGTTGCTTCCTTCTCTCTGGGTACTGGAGCTCCAGTAGGATCCTGTATATCAAGTGAAAGCAAGAATTAAATTAGTCCATCTAGGGAGTCTCCCATAGTTTCTTTTTATCATAATGTAGtgctttctcttcttctttctgaTTGAGTAGTAAGAAAATAGCAGGGAAGTGTAACAACCAAGATTGCAAGGGAATGGAAATTGCCTTGGACAGAATTTGTGAGAAGATTAAGGGGGAAAAGGAGAGCAGCTAGGACTGCTGCAGTCATTCCACCCCAGAATTGTGTAAGGATTTAAGTTTTCATTTTCAGTCTTTTTGAGCAACCAAATAAAACTATAGAGAAAGTTTTTCCAAACTTTTTGTAGAAAATCttaacaaataaaacataacaaaatttcTAAAGTAATTAAGATGAGAttacccttaaaaaaataactcaCTGAATTGTGATCATACTAAATGAAGAATGATATAAATGTAGAAAATGTAGGAGTATAGCTATGGCAtgtttcaaatgaatttttatgATGAGCTAATGAtactaaaatatttcaaaggTGAGATAATCCATGAAAAAATgcattaaacatgaaaaaatgcATTAAACTGCAAACTTGTGAAGGGAAGAATAATATGTACCCCAAGCACAAGAAATGTAAATGCTTGCTGCTTATCCTCTCCAAGGTGGATTTCAATCAGCTTTCGTAGGTCAGCAAGGCTTGAATCCCTTAGAACCTTGAGCGTGGTAATGAATTTGCCTGGATTTTCTTTTGATGCCTCCCATTTCACATACACTTCAGTCATAGCACCAGTATCTTCATTTACTGGGTTGAGATTCTCCTTTGAAGCCAGTGCCATGTCATCAGATGCTCGGCTTCTGTTCATCTGGGCTTCTATCAGCTTCTGCTCATTTGCAAGTTTAACCGTTGCAAATGATATTCCTTTCACAGTTACATCACAaggaatttgattttcaattccaGATTCTGGTACAGATCCACTTTTTTGAACTTGCAAGAGTTCCTCTGGCAAAGTAGTCGTGGCAGAATCATCCCCAGTTTTTTTCACTGGGGATGACTGAGGATCAAAAGTTTCACACCTTCCAGGGGCCACCTTTGTGTGGTGAGAAATCTCTCTCTGATTCCCACAGAGTGTGaatatattttgaattcttttcCGTCTTGAAGAGGCTGCATCTTTAGCATTTTCAGGCTCACTTACTGGTCCTGAACCAACAAGCTTCTCCAAATTCAGAGGAGATGATGAAAAAGACTCTGTATTAAAATTGATCTTGAGACCAGAGCCATCCATCCCGCCAGAGCACACGGTCTTTTCctctattatttctttcatcACTTCTTCATCCTCCAAATTCCCTTTATgttcttcgtcttcttctgcCTCTTCATCCTCAAACACAGTGCTCAAGCATACTCTGTCACCATACTTGGCTGAAAAAACATCATCATCAACTTCctcattcaaaatattttgatgaaGATGATTCAGAAAGCCTTGGTTGACATTATTATTGAGCTGATGAACACCCCTATCTATATGTCTCACATCACGAACATATGGTTCCTGATCACCCATGTCCAGATCCATAGACTTCACCATCCCAGGGTCCTCATCAGCATAAATCTCAACTAGCCTTTTGGCAAAGCCGTTCCCTTCTAGGTCCCTTGACACATTTATCTTACCATTTATGCTCCTTGAAAAGAACAGCTCAGATTCAATCTCCTCCAGACGATACCTCAGCAATTCAACCTCCTGTTGCTGTTGCAATATTTTTTCTTCCATCCGCTTCCTACCCAGTTCCACAAACTCATTTGCCATACTCTGGCACTCTTGCAGCTTCTTTTCCAACTCATGCTTCAAAAATTGGGTGCGCTCATTCACCTTGAAGTTGATCACCTCTTCACTTATCCCTGATTCCTTCCCTTCCATGAGCTCAATTTTAGCTCTCAATGCTgcaacttcttcttctttcttcagaAGCGCTTTATGGGCTTCATTCCGCTCCTTCTCCCGTAGCTTGTTCTCCATTTGTAACTTATAAATGAACTGGTCCATGGCAGCGATTCTTGATCCTAAAATAACTCCTGATGAAGAATCTTCAGTACCGAGTTTATCATTCACTGGTGTATGAGGACCACGAACAATACATTTTGCTTTTGCACCATACTCAAGGGTGGAGATTGTCTTGTGTATCTCCTTGGGATCAGGGCTTGCacataatatcattaaaatttttgatTTATCATCTTCGAACGAATccttaac
It encodes:
- the LOC117913795 gene encoding kinesin-like protein KIN-10A, coding for MAPTPSSKSNHAQVTQMKTPNSKHRLHFNGGKVAQPSPNPHSVAKETPPAEHPVEVIGRIRDFPDRKDKPVSILHINPDRQTVRVRTDIGYRDFSLDGVSLSEEEDIDGFYKKFVESRINGVKLGEKCTIMMYGPTGSGKSHTMFGCSKQPGIVYRSLKDILGGADEENDGNEQRVGVGTFVQVTVLEIYNEEIYDLLSSNTGGGLNLGWAKGGSSKVRLEVMGKKAKNATFISGTEAGKISKEIQKVEKRRIVKSTLCNDRSSRSHCMIILDVPTVGGRLMLVDMAGSENIEQAGQTGLEAKMQTGKINQGNIALKRVVESIANGDSHVPFRDSKLTMLLQDSFEDDKSKILMILCASPDPKEIHKTISTLEYGAKAKCIVRGPHTPVNDKLGTEDSSSGVILGSRIAAMDQFIYKLQMENKLREKERNEAHKALLKKEEEVAALRAKIELMEGKESGISEEVINFKVNERTQFLKHELEKKLQECQSMANEFVELGRKRMEEKILQQQQEVELLRYRLEEIESELFFSRSINGKINVSRDLEGNGFAKRLVEIYADEDPGMVKSMDLDMGDQEPYVRDVRHIDRGVHQLNNNVNQGFLNHLHQNILNEEVDDDVFSAKYGDRVCLSTVFEDEEAEEDEEHKGNLEDEEVMKEIIEEKTVCSGGMDGSGLKINFNTESFSSSPLNLEKLVGSGPVSEPENAKDAASSRRKRIQNIFTLCGNQREISHHTKVAPGRCETFDPQSSPVKKTGDDSATTTLPEELLQVQKSGSVPESGIENQIPCDVTVKGISFATVKLANEQKLIEAQMNRSRASDDMALASKENLNPVNEDTGAMTEVYVKWEASKENPGKFITTLKVLRDSSLADLRKLIEIHLGEDKQQAFTFLVLGDPTGAPVPREKEATVRTSKLPICNNQIRGHLACLRPVKGIQSPAHHLPLSPLENKLPLTPNSCFMQQGDGFSPQVAHHLTPTPFINMRKRY